The genomic window ATTTCACTTTTTCTTTTGCAGTAGGATGGCCTCCAATCGAAGCAGTTCTGGTCCGTCTATATCAGCTACCACATCATCGCAGCAAAATGTATCTTGCTCGTCTGCAAAACCGAAGCTGATTGTTGAAGTCAATATTGATGGCAAGATCGAAGGAGATGCGGCAGCGAGATTCTCTACTAGGCTAGGAGAGCTCATAAGGACTCATATTCCTATATCATACAAGGAGTGGAGGTTGGCCCCTGTCAATTTTAAAGACGACGTGGAATGCTTTGATGGTATTATTACTAACTTATATTTCTTTTCTTGTATTAATATGTTATATGTGTAGGTCAAATTAGATCCTATTGCTGATTATCGATCTTAATGTGTATATTAGGGTGAATTTTCATTGACTGTTGACCCAGCAGTCTGCCGTGAAATCATTGAAGTGTCATTTCCACCGTATTATAGGAGATTCAAATACGAGTTAAGGAAGGCATTAAAACGGATAGTAAAAGCTCTTAGACAAGCAGAAAAAGCATCTCTTAGAGTTGAACAAGCAATAAAGGAGGGAGTTGAAATACCTGAGgctgaggaggaagatgaagatgaagcacTTCCAGAACTCACTCCAGAAATTTGGGAAAGTGTAAGAGAAGATGTTCCACCTAGGATTAATGGGATTAATCCAAATATCTGGAAGGAATTTGTTGATATGGAGAAAAATCCTGAAAAGATAGCAAAGAATAAGGTGAATGCAGAGAGCAAAGCAAAGAACACTATCCACCATACACTTGGGAGGTGCACATACCACAACAAGAAGCATAAGTTAGTAAGTATTCATGTTCCTGATCTTCTTTTTGATCTTCAGATACTAGTAACAACCTGTTAACCAACCATTTATGTTTGTATTTGTAGGATGAAATGAGCGAAAAAGTGGTACTACCGTCGACTACAGAGAAATGGTTATACGGACATTTAAGACGTGATGGGACTGTCCATCCCAGTGCATGTAAGTTATATATATTTGTAACAAGTaacttttatatattgcaactacATTTTTTCTACCAGCACCTATTATTTTGGGTCTTTCTAATCTCATTGGTAAATGGTACTTACTGCAgctatattttttcattttaaatgcAGGGCAAAGTATCAGGGGCTCTAGAGAGGAACAAAAGGAAAGGAGATCATTCAAGTTCTAGTAATGTGGTTTCAGCTGAACTAGAGGAGGTGTTTGGAAGAAAACGAAGTGGTGGGATTCGTGGCTACTCATCCCATATGTCGAAGAAGCAAGTTGGAATGGCAGCAATTTCACATTATGCCCTTCAACAAAGAGATAATGAGAATGCGCTTAAACTAAACAAAACTGAAGCCGATGTGTGGTTTATGGGCGGTAAATTGATTGGTATTGAAGGTGAATTGGGTTCCTTGGGAAGCGCAGTGAAGGTAAGTTTTAAGTTCTGACTTGTCGTAATATAGGCAATATGTTCAGGTTTAATAGTTAATAGACAATGATtttatctattcttgttcttAGGAGATGTTGAACTGCATGAAACGCAAGACGCCTACATCATCATCTCGCGTAGGCACTCCCAACCCAGAGAAAGGGTTCAATTCTCACTTAGGTAATCAACTTGATCAAAGCTTGGATCATGCCGACAGTGTAACCAATGAACCTCCTTCCTTGGATGTTCAACTACTAGACAATAGAAGAAGAGTTGTTGCATCAGGATGTATTGTTGCTGGCGATTATGTTCATTGTAGAAATGTGAAGCCAACAGAGAAGAGGGTCTATGTCGAGGAAGTTCATAATCAGTCTGCGTTAGTATGGGATGGTCCACAAGGAGATGACGTTAACTTTTTGAAGGATCTGGAACTACCTACTTTTCTAATCTGGTCTGAGGATAGTTTGCGGTTCGTGCCGGTCAAGGTGTAATATCTTCCTAGTTTGTGATCTTTTTGTGTTCTTTTGCGCAACGATGATAGGTTCAACACAAGCATAGAAACTAGTTGGCATTGAGCATTAGTATATTCTAgttttttggtcttttttttgttatttcagcCTTAGCTGAGATCTTTTGCGAAGCAAGGACAGGTTCGACACTAGCACATGGAAAATTCAACTTGTTGCATCTAATAATTTGCTTGTTAGTGTTCTTTTTTGTTATTCCAGCCTTAGTAGTGTTGTCTAGTAAAGtgagtttaggtttttttttttggtctgtaAATGCCTATATTTACCTAATATAATGATGTTATTAATTTAGTGCTCACCAAAACCTTTTTAACTCCACAAATGCTTGCATTGCCGGTCCCAAGCCCGGATAAAGGAGGAGGGAGAGTGATTGATTTATACTCTGAGTATCAACTATTAATCTTGTATCCTTTTTTATCTTCAGCTGGTTGGTGGACATGAAAGAGATCTACCCATACATGGTACTTTTCAGGTCCAATTTTATCCTATACAAGTGTACAACCAGGACATAATGATCTCCCACAAGTAAGTCGAAATTTTCCACTTACTACCATATAAATGAATTCATGATCATATGAGAGGTAGACCATATATGATAGAGGCGGGAAATAGACATATGAGAATTGGTTTAAATAGTAGGTATAACAATATAAGACTGAATGACTTGGGAACCACCATTATCTTGTGCATTTATGTAATTGGGTATTGTTGTAACTGCACATAGCTACTGGATATGGATTTTTGTATCTTTTCAACAGATTTTGCCATTTATATCCATTTGGTCTATAGGGTTTCTGATATTCATTATGATGATTCTCAAACTTGtgttttgatttgcttgtttgaaCTGCAGTTGAGGCCAAAGAAAAATAACAAGTAGATGCAATCCTGAAATATTGGTGGGTGCAGAGCCGGAGAATTTGTTTTCTAGCATCTTAATTGGTACTTTTACTTCCAAACAATTAAAATTGTGTGTTTTACTCAAGAACATCTTATTTGAAATTTGTGTAACAGGTCTGATTTTGGAATCTGTTACTGGTCTTTCAAGCCAGGTAAAATTCTTGAAATAAGCTATTCATCTATGATGTTCTTGATAAGGATCCTGATTAGGAAATTTCTTTGTTTGTAGGCGTAAAAGCTAAGCCTTAGAAGCAACCCAAGGCACAACAGAAAGTATATGATGAGGTATAactatatactttttttttcttgaagttAGTACAGTAATTGTTTTAAGTACAATAATTTTTTTAGAAGCTTGACCATTCTGTTACCACTTACCATTGATTAAGCAACCCATCCACATATAAATAATCCATTCGATGCGCTTTAACCACTGAAACTCGAAATATTTAAATATGAATACAGATTTTAACATACCTATTTCACATCATTGGGTATATCTTTCTTGTGTGTTTCCACAACTGAAAACTGTATATAGTACCAGGTACCTAACATgtttcattcatcctgttgtctCTCTTTGTAGACTGACTTGGAAAATCTTCAGAAGACGAAAAGGGAAGATTTATGTTAGGTGGTGTTGGActaaagaaaagtggaaagatcaGAACAAGATACTTCAGTAAAGGTATATGTCTGCAAATTGTGCCCATTTGATCTGTCATGTTTTAGTTCTGGTCCTTTGGTATGTAAACTAACTCCTATAGATGTTCCATTTACATCAGGTGCCACAATAAGGAAATCAAGAAGACAGTTGGATAAGCATAATATGATTTGAGTGAACAAGTTGTAGGTAATTTCTTATTTCTCAAGTTCTTGTAGAAAATCTATCCACTGCCTATGCACGCATGATGAGGTCCGGTGACATTGATTgaacaagaaacccaaaacatgCTCAATTTTGATCCCAAATTGTAGAGACAGACTTGTTATCTATAGTTTATTTTGTTAAATTTCAGTCATCTTACATCTGTATTTGTATCGATTGATTGTATGGATGGATCCATATGTAATGCTGCAATTCCATATGTGATATAATAGAATGGATTGAATAGTGGTTTCATATATGATTTGGAATGGAGTGGCTAGATACCTGTATTCTGGTGCAGGAAACCAAATGTGCAGGTGCAGGAaattttgaaataatttcttttttaaattgGATTTTAATTTGAGACGTATATAAGAGTCACTCAATTTGTTTTTGCGTCGCTTAAAATGGAAATTTGGTTCACTTACCAAACTGTGTGTAAACATTTATGAGACACATACAAACGTCTCAAATTTTAATTAAGAGACGTTTATAAGCGTCTTTAAACTCATCTCAAAGCATTACCTACGCCAAAATTGAGACATTTGTATGTGTCTCAAAAAATCATGGAAACATTTATGTATGTCTCAAAACCGTCGATTTGGTGTAGTGAGGTCCTCCCTCacttcgctcggtcggcccaactaaatattttgatttttctaAAAAGATCAAACTCATAAACATCATCAACTATTCTgaaaacaaacaataaaaatAGATTACACGACCTCCCATCGCCGCAACCTATTGATTACATacaaaacaaacaataaaaataaatcatacAATAAAATCTTAGATTGCAAGTAAcctaaaaaagggaagaaaaacaCGGGGAAAAAAAGCAACGTGCGAACAATGAGGTTTGGCTTTCACTTGATTTACTTGTATAGAGAGTCACCAAACCTGAATTTCGGAATCACTTTTATTAAGAAACAAAATCAATCAATATCTTTTAGGAGGAGAATCAGGAAAATTATTCTCATAATAATTTATTAGCAATATATTAATATTAATTAAAGAATTTTTGATAATATTAGTAGCAACAAGTTGATGGTAGTAGTATTAAAGGAATTACACgtgtattgatatttttttccCCAAATGATCGTGTGTATATTAAAGGATTTATTTTACTATAATTGAAAAATTTAGGCATATCATAattaagatttttttcttttttgattaagATGATATTAATATTAATTTCAGATATTAgttaatatactccctccgtccctaattagatgagctATTTGGTTCTTAGTTTTGTCCAACAATAGATgagctatttcactaatcaagggggtatttctaaaactatcattttaattgattattgttactatatgaaatatgtataatttgatagtcatgtttatattcgttgcatagggtgttttaaaatgcttttcaacgatataaagtttgtaaaaaaccgtggtatagtttaagacataaatcgtttctaaattttactattaTTGCCCATAagagtataattgtaaaaaatacttaaatataCTCCACTTTCCTCCTTgctttaaaatttgtgcaaactacaaatagctcatctaattagggacggagggagtagtaatgTTTAGATGTTGGATTTTAACTCAAAATACACGaaacataaatatatatatatgatttctTTAGATACACGGAATACGAATATTAATTTCGGATAGGGGATTTTGTGTTTCACCTCAAAATAAATGGTTATTTTGCATTACCCCTTTTTAAATTGATAATAGGTGTGAAACCCCCTTTCAGTTAGCTTTACCGTGACTGCTCAGTTAACTGTGTATGTGCTGTACGCGGGTGTGTcataaatacaaaatgaaatcgtaaaaccctaaacATGGTGCAATCTAGACCAAAAAAGACTGGTCGTCGTTCTCCCCATCCTCTTCTTTACCTCCACAGCTCCACCCATGGAATCAAATTTAATTTTAAGTAAAACCCATCACTTCCATTCTTTAATCCATCAAATCCCAATTTCATAGGTGCTAAGAACCCTCAAGACCTGTTGCCGGTGGAAGAAGCTTGCCTGTTGCCGGTGGAAGAAGCTTGATTCTGAAATATAGAAATTTCAATTCTATTTGCGATATATATTTCATGGTCGAGATACATAAGgggccaaaatttcaaacccTCAAGCACAGATCATTTGCTGGTGCACGGTGGTGCTCCTTAATTTTTGTTTACCTATTTACATGTATTCTTTTTACCGATCTTTCACCGAATCTTCAATTCCGGATGGGAGTAAGATGATAGCAGACACATA from Papaver somniferum cultivar HN1 unplaced genomic scaffold, ASM357369v1 unplaced-scaffold_118, whole genome shotgun sequence includes these protein-coding regions:
- the LOC113330429 gene encoding uncharacterized protein LOC113330429, which translates into the protein MGGKLIGIEGELGSLGSAVKEMLNCMKRKTPTSSSRVGTPNPEKGFNSHLGNQLDQSLDHADSVTNEPPSLDVQLLDNRRRVVASGCIVAGDYVHCRNVKPTEKRVYVEEVHNQSALVWDGPQGDDVNFLKDLELPTFLIWSEDSLRFVPVKV
- the LOC113330475 gene encoding uncharacterized protein LOC113330475 — encoded protein: MGEFSLTVDPAVCREIIEVSFPPYYRRFKYELRKALKRIVKALRQAEKASLRVEQAIKEGVEIPEAEEEDEDEALPELTPEIWESVREDVPPRINGINPNIWKEFVDMEKNPEKIAKNKVNAESKAKNTIHHTLGRCTYHNKKHKLDEMSEKVVLPSTTEKWLYGHLRRDGTVHPSAWQSIRGSREEQKERRSFKF